In Symphalangus syndactylus isolate Jambi chromosome 6, NHGRI_mSymSyn1-v2.1_pri, whole genome shotgun sequence, a genomic segment contains:
- the P2RY6 gene encoding P2Y purinoceptor 6 isoform X2, giving the protein MEWDNGTGQALGLPPTTCVYRENFKQLLLPPVYSAVLAAGLPLNICVITQICTSRRALTRTAVYTLNLALADLLYACSLPLLIYNYAQGDHWPFGDFACRLVRFLFYANLHGSILFLTCISFQRYLGICHPLAPWHKRGGRRAAWLVCVAVWLAVTTQCLPTAIFAATGIQRNRTVCYDLSPPALATHYMPYGMALTVIGFLLPFAALLACYCLLARRLCRQDGPAEPVAQERRGKAARMAVVVAAAFAISFLPFHITKTAYLAVRSTPGVPCPVLEAFAAAYKGTRPFASANSVLDPILFYFTQKKFRRRPHELLQKLTAKWQRQGR; this is encoded by the coding sequence ATGGAGTGGGACAATGGCACAGGCCAGGCTCTGGGCTTGCCACCCACCACCTGTGTCTACCGCGAGAACTTCAAGCAACTGCTGCTGCCACCTGTGTATTCAGCGGTGCTGGCGGCTGGCCTGCCGCTGAACATCTGTGTCATTACCCAGATCTGCACGTCCCGCCGGGCCCTGACCCGCACGGCCGTGTACACCCTAAACCTTGCCCTGGCCGACCTGCTGTATGCCTGCTCCCTGCCCCTGCTCATCTACAACTATGCCCAAGGTGACCACTGGCCCTTTGGCGACTTTGCCTGTCGCCTGGTCCGCTTCCTCTTCTACGCCAACCTGCATGGCAGCATCCTCTTCCTCACCTGCATCAGCTTCCAGCGCTACCTGGGCATCTGCCACCCGCTGGCCCCCTGGCACAAACGTGGGGGCCGCCGGGCCGCCTGGCTAGTGTGTGTAGCCGTGTGGCTGGCAGTGACAACCCAGTGCCTGCCCACAGCCATCTTTGCTGCCACAGGCATCCAGCGTAACCGCACTGTCTGCTATGACCTCAGCCCACCTGCCCTGGCCACCCACTATATGCCCTATGGCATGGCTCTCACTGTCATTGGCTTCCTGCTGCCCTTTGCTGCCCTGCTGGCCTGCTACTGTCTCCTGGCCCGCCGCCTGTGCCGCCAGGATGGCCCGGCAGAGCCTGTGGCCCAGGAGCGGCGTGGCAAGGCAGCCCGTATGGCCGTGGTGGTGGCTGCTGCCTTTGCCATCAGCTTCCTGCCTTTCCACATCACAAAGACAGCCTACCTGGCAGTGCGCTCGACGCCGGGTGTCCCCTGCCCTGTGTTGGAGGCCTTTGCAGCAGCCTACAAAGGCACGCGGCCGTTCGCCAGTGCCAACAGCGTGCTGGACCCCATCCTCTTCTACTTCACCCAGAAGAAGTTCCGCCGGCGACCACATGAGCTCCTACAGAAACTCACAGCCAAATGGCAGAGGCAGGGTCGCTGA